In the genome of Streptomyces sp. NBC_00190, one region contains:
- a CDS encoding ATP-binding protein yields MTAEGSANTYAGQARNVVQVETLYGGVNTGPHLLPVPRQLPRDATHFTDRTEVLNRLHELAATENGIAMISGPAGVGKSALAVHWAHARKEAFPDGQLYVNLCGYDRRAPLRPEDVLHGFLHALNASADGVLNDLDAMAALFRSLAHGKRLLVVADNARSADQVRPLLASSPGCFTLVTSRNRLSSLTAVDGATPLLVRPLDTPDAVHLLQRVSGHRDPRAATELVLRCGRMPLFIRIAAERASTAPSLKGPAEELARDHDRLEALSTLDDGMDARMVLSWSYQGLPSPVARAFRLLALHAGPDFSVPAAAALIGRPENETRRIIEKLDAVNMLEDMGGGRYRYHDVLRDYARERVEEEETQSERLGALRRELSYYLRMVDACDRVLAPERQHVPLDHDTARQPVPFPGPDAALAWCDAELPSLVHAVDQAVELGFDDVAWKLPVALVYFLRLQRRDTYRFELSTVAVDAARREGDPGAEAWSLICLGGAETDLERHEDALGHFTEALRISREIQDRHWEAISIYNLAWTLRLLGRYAEGLERQRQALGLQQESGDRRSVAITLTEIGALELDLGRPDQAYIEFERALVGARESTDLPTEAKALHGLGDVCRTVGRTSEAIDWYRQAVDVRHRVGDRFGLACSLFELGKQLAAVGRPAEAGQALAQAVVIFDDLKDPLVEDARRCLADIGGEGD; encoded by the coding sequence ATGACCGCAGAGGGCAGCGCCAACACCTACGCCGGACAGGCCAGGAACGTCGTGCAGGTCGAGACCCTTTACGGGGGAGTGAACACCGGGCCGCACCTGTTGCCGGTACCGCGGCAACTGCCCCGGGACGCGACCCACTTCACGGATCGCACCGAGGTACTCAACAGGCTGCACGAGCTGGCCGCGACCGAGAACGGCATCGCCATGATCTCCGGGCCAGCAGGGGTGGGCAAGAGCGCCCTCGCCGTTCACTGGGCGCATGCACGCAAAGAGGCGTTCCCCGACGGCCAGCTGTACGTCAACCTCTGTGGTTACGACCGACGCGCCCCCCTGCGGCCCGAGGACGTGCTCCACGGCTTTCTGCACGCCCTGAACGCGTCGGCCGACGGGGTGCTGAATGATCTGGACGCCATGGCGGCGCTGTTCCGCTCGCTGGCCCACGGGAAACGCCTGCTTGTCGTGGCGGACAACGCGCGGAGCGCGGACCAGGTACGCCCGCTGCTCGCGTCGTCGCCGGGCTGCTTCACGCTCGTCACCAGCAGAAACCGCCTGAGCAGTCTGACCGCGGTGGACGGAGCCACGCCCCTGCTCGTCAGACCGCTCGACACTCCCGACGCGGTTCACCTGTTGCAGCGGGTCTCAGGTCACCGGGACCCGCGGGCCGCCACTGAACTCGTGCTCCGCTGCGGCCGCATGCCGCTCTTCATCAGGATCGCGGCGGAAAGAGCGAGCACCGCCCCGTCTCTGAAGGGGCCGGCCGAAGAGCTCGCCCGCGACCATGACCGACTCGAAGCACTCTCCACACTGGATGACGGAATGGATGCCCGCATGGTGCTCTCTTGGTCCTACCAGGGACTGCCCTCACCGGTTGCCCGAGCTTTTCGCTTACTCGCCCTCCACGCCGGTCCTGACTTCTCCGTTCCGGCGGCCGCCGCGCTGATCGGCCGCCCCGAGAACGAGACCCGGCGCATCATCGAGAAGCTGGATGCCGTCAACATGCTCGAGGACATGGGAGGAGGGCGGTACCGGTACCACGACGTGCTCCGCGACTACGCGCGGGAGCGGGTGGAGGAGGAGGAGACGCAGTCGGAGAGGCTGGGCGCGCTGCGCCGGGAGTTGTCGTACTACCTTCGGATGGTGGACGCCTGCGATCGTGTTCTGGCTCCCGAGCGGCAGCACGTGCCGCTGGACCACGACACGGCTCGGCAACCGGTGCCGTTCCCGGGCCCAGACGCCGCCCTCGCCTGGTGCGATGCCGAACTGCCGAGCCTCGTCCACGCCGTCGATCAGGCCGTCGAGCTCGGCTTCGACGATGTGGCGTGGAAGCTGCCGGTTGCGCTGGTCTACTTCTTGCGTTTGCAGAGGCGTGACACGTACCGGTTCGAACTGTCCACCGTCGCGGTCGACGCAGCGCGCCGAGAGGGTGACCCGGGGGCCGAGGCCTGGAGCCTCATCTGTCTCGGAGGAGCGGAGACCGACCTGGAGCGCCACGAAGACGCGCTCGGGCACTTCACGGAAGCGCTACGGATCAGTCGGGAGATCCAGGACCGCCACTGGGAAGCCATCAGCATCTACAACCTGGCCTGGACACTGCGTCTGCTGGGGCGGTACGCCGAAGGGCTGGAGCGCCAGCGCCAGGCGCTGGGGCTCCAGCAGGAGAGCGGTGACAGGCGCAGCGTGGCGATCACCCTGACCGAGATCGGCGCACTGGAACTCGACCTGGGCAGGCCCGACCAGGCGTACATCGAGTTCGAGCGGGCGCTCGTCGGCGCACGTGAGTCGACCGATCTGCCCACGGAAGCCAAGGCGTTGCACGGGCTGGGCGACGTGTGCCGCACGGTCGGCCGGACGAGCGAGGCGATCGACTGGTATCGACAGGCCGTCGACGTACGTCACCGCGTCGGCGATCGCTTCGGACTGGCCTGCTCGCTCTTCGAACTGGGCAAGCAGCTCGCCGCTGTCGGCCGCCCCGCCGAGGCGGGCCAGGCACTGGCCCAAGCCGTGGTGATCTTCGACGACCTCAAGGACCCGCTCGTGGAGGACGCACGACGCTGTCTCGCGGACATCGGCGGTGAGGGGGACTGA
- a CDS encoding FxsB family cyclophane-forming radical SAM/SPASM peptide maturase codes for MPPAIDQFVLKVHGGCNLACDHCYVYEHADQSWRDKPRTMSPEVVAQAAMRIAEHGRIHQVPVVRISLHGGEPLLLGTKRLREIAATLRDVIGGEFRLGLQVQTNGVMLNERFCRMFDELGIQVGVSLDGDRTANDRHRRYASGRSSHAGVLRGLELLRRSEFRHLYGGILCTVDLANDPVAVYEALLAESPPRMDFLFPHATWENPPPRRDDSPSPYAAWLGRIHSRWLADGTPVPIRLFEALTAASRGEPSGSEAVGLRPVTLAVVDTDGSWEQADSLKTAYAGAPATGMSVFTHSLDSLMSHPGIAARNERHAELCATCMDCPVVRTCGGGLYAHRYSSARGFDNPSVYCADLMVLATEVPAAQAGHVAGSRPGGRQRVTAHLPDGAFDAFAAGAGTAEGVHALQDMQLALTKTLIAGTAARPVGRSPLGAAASEGWDLLVELESRHPAETREVLRHPFVQTWADHCGRAVGTGQSERDRAHIAGVAAAVAWWAGADVSLPLPARAGLVHLPGVGALRVQDDGPTAVVSLDGGRPAGGGPIVIRRLTAASLPVALDDLDPYRADEDRPALGRLSAPDWGTWRTALDGAGSELSRLVPAYAATLRAGLRAVVPLRDTVPENGVRDRASRRAFGGVGLGLRRRPEGRVVMDAAAALLCEFQHTKLAALLDAYAFFPAADPAPLSVPWSREPLPAQQVLHGLYAHVALAELWGARSAEIPRPAASEPPEEAAAAFRRYLDWADIAVDVLAAQVQMEPAGVRFTAGLRATVDRLAADGRPGVRRVPAGGPATGAMLNRIRTRREGP; via the coding sequence GTGCCTCCTGCCATCGACCAATTCGTCCTGAAGGTACACGGCGGCTGCAACCTGGCCTGTGATCACTGCTACGTCTACGAGCACGCCGATCAGAGCTGGCGCGACAAACCACGGACGATGAGTCCGGAAGTGGTGGCGCAAGCGGCGATGCGTATCGCGGAGCACGGTCGTATTCATCAGGTGCCTGTGGTGCGAATCAGCCTCCATGGCGGAGAGCCGCTCCTTCTCGGGACGAAACGCCTGCGGGAGATCGCCGCAACGTTGCGAGACGTCATCGGTGGTGAATTCAGGCTCGGTCTTCAGGTGCAGACCAACGGCGTGATGCTCAATGAACGATTCTGCAGGATGTTCGACGAGCTCGGCATCCAGGTCGGAGTCTCGCTCGACGGTGACCGGACGGCCAACGATCGGCACCGTCGATATGCGAGCGGTCGCAGCAGTCATGCTGGGGTCCTCAGAGGCCTTGAGCTGCTGAGGCGGTCTGAATTCCGCCATCTCTACGGCGGGATCCTGTGCACGGTGGATCTGGCAAATGACCCGGTCGCGGTTTATGAAGCATTGTTGGCGGAGTCGCCGCCCCGTATGGACTTCCTGTTTCCCCACGCGACGTGGGAGAATCCGCCACCGCGGCGCGACGATTCACCGTCCCCCTACGCAGCCTGGCTGGGCCGGATTCACTCCCGCTGGCTCGCCGACGGCACACCCGTTCCGATCCGGCTGTTCGAGGCTCTGACGGCCGCGTCCCGAGGTGAACCCAGCGGCAGTGAAGCGGTGGGACTGCGACCGGTCACCCTCGCCGTGGTGGACACCGACGGTTCGTGGGAACAGGCCGATTCCCTGAAGACCGCCTACGCGGGCGCACCCGCCACCGGCATGTCCGTCTTCACCCACAGCCTGGACAGCCTCATGTCCCACCCCGGCATCGCCGCGCGCAACGAGCGCCACGCGGAGCTGTGTGCGACCTGCATGGACTGCCCCGTGGTGCGGACCTGCGGTGGTGGTCTCTATGCCCACCGCTACAGCTCCGCGCGTGGCTTCGACAACCCGTCCGTGTACTGCGCCGACCTCATGGTCCTGGCGACCGAGGTGCCGGCGGCGCAGGCGGGGCACGTGGCCGGTTCCCGCCCCGGTGGTCGGCAGCGCGTCACCGCTCACCTGCCGGACGGCGCGTTCGACGCGTTCGCGGCAGGGGCGGGGACCGCAGAAGGCGTCCATGCGCTTCAGGACATGCAACTCGCCCTGACGAAGACGTTGATAGCCGGCACAGCCGCCCGGCCGGTCGGCCGATCCCCCCTCGGAGCCGCGGCATCCGAAGGCTGGGATCTGCTGGTCGAGTTGGAGAGCCGTCATCCGGCCGAGACCCGAGAAGTCCTGCGCCACCCCTTCGTACAGACGTGGGCGGACCACTGCGGGCGCGCCGTCGGCACGGGGCAGTCCGAACGGGACAGGGCGCACATCGCAGGTGTCGCGGCAGCCGTCGCCTGGTGGGCGGGCGCGGACGTGAGCCTGCCGTTACCGGCGAGAGCCGGGCTGGTCCATCTGCCGGGCGTGGGCGCGTTACGGGTCCAGGACGACGGGCCCACCGCGGTCGTATCGCTTGACGGTGGCCGCCCGGCAGGTGGCGGGCCGATCGTGATCAGACGGCTGACCGCGGCCTCGCTCCCCGTCGCCCTCGACGACCTCGACCCGTACCGGGCCGACGAGGACCGGCCTGCCCTCGGCCGCCTGTCCGCACCGGATTGGGGTACCTGGCGGACCGCGCTGGACGGCGCGGGGAGCGAACTCTCGCGGCTGGTCCCCGCCTACGCCGCGACGCTGAGGGCGGGACTGCGTGCGGTCGTTCCCCTCCGGGACACGGTGCCTGAGAACGGGGTGCGTGACCGCGCTTCGAGGCGCGCGTTCGGTGGCGTCGGCCTGGGCCTGCGACGGCGGCCTGAGGGCAGGGTCGTCATGGACGCGGCCGCTGCCCTGCTGTGCGAGTTCCAACACACCAAACTGGCCGCACTGCTGGACGCGTACGCGTTCTTCCCGGCGGCGGACCCGGCCCCGTTGTCCGTACCGTGGTCGCGTGAGCCGCTGCCCGCCCAGCAGGTCCTCCATGGTCTCTACGCCCACGTGGCCCTCGCGGAGCTGTGGGGCGCGCGTTCCGCCGAGATACCGCGTCCGGCCGCGTCGGAGCCGCCCGAGGAAGCCGCGGCAGCGTTCCGGCGGTACTTGGACTGGGCAGACATCGCCGTGGACGTCTTGGCGGCCCAGGTGCAGATGGAACCGGCAGGCGTCCGCTTCACGGCCGGCCTGCGGGCCACCGTCGACCGGCTGGCCGCCGATGGCCGCCCGGGGGTACGGCGGGTTCCGGCCGGCGGACCAGCTACAGGAGCGATGCTCAACAGGATCCGGACCCGGAGAGAAGGCCCATGA